The nucleotide window CCAGGACCGGCTGGGCGTGCTGGAGGTGGGTGCGCCCCGGCATGATGCGCTCCCCGGCCGCCGCGGCCTGGTCGATGAGGGCGTCGACGACGTCGAGCACGAGCCCGCCAAGGCGGCGGGCCTGGTCGCGCAGGTACATGCGGATGAGGGTGGCGATCTGGTCGTTGCGCGAGCGCCCGGCGCGCAGGCGCCCGCCCAGGTCCTGCCCGGCGCGCTCGATGAGCCCGCGCTCCAGGGCGGTGTGCACGTCCTCATCGAAGGGCGCGGGGGCGAAGGCGCCGGAGACGACGTCGTCCTCCAGGCGGTCCAGGGCGGCCAGCATCCCCTCCAGCTGCGCTCCGTCCAGCAGCCCGGCCCCGTGCAGCGCCCGGGCGTGGGCGCGCGATCCGGCGATGTCGTAGCGGGCCAGGCGCCAGTCGACGTGGGTGGACACGCTCAAGGCGGCCAGCGCCTGGGAGGGCCCGCCGCTGAAGCGCCCTCCCCACAGGCTCACCGCCTCCTGCGGGGCTGTGGGGGCCGGGCTGGAGTCCGTCGGGCGGGGGTCGGGCTGGGCGGCGCGGCTGCTCGTCATGGCCCCATCATGGCCCATCCCCGCCTGCGGGGCCTGCATCCGGGGCCCGCATCCGGCCCCGGCCTGGAGTGGGCCGGCGCCGGAGCGCCGGCGGGCGGGCGCCCGGCGCCATGAGACAGGGGGATGCCGACAGTGGGAACAGACAGGGAACATCAGGACCATCCGGTGCGCCAGTGGCCACCGCCACGGGCCACCGCATGGAAGCATGGGGGCATGGCAGACGCACCCAACGCCCTGTTCCCCGGAAAGCAGTTCATCTCCACCGTCCTTGAGGCCCTGGAGACCAAGACCCGCATGACCGGCACCCTGGCCCACCGCTACCTCATGCGGGCGGCCATGGCCGGGATGATCGTGGCGGTCTTCTACGTCGTCAACTACGCCATCGTGGGCATCCTCGATGAGATCCACGTGGGCGAGGCCTCCCTGGCCGGGCTGGGCAGGATCCTGGGGGCCCTGTGCTTCGGGCCGGCCCTGGTCTTCATCTACTACACCCGCTCCGAGCTGCTGACCAGCAACATGATGGTGGTGGTCATCGGCGGCTACTACCACCGCATCTCCTGGTGGCGGGGGCTGAGAGTCCTGGTCCTGTGCTTCCTGGGCAACTTCGCCGGGGGGCTCGTCTTCGCCCTGCTCTACCGCTTCTCCACCCTCATCCAGGGGCCCACCGGGGAGCAGGCCCTGCACTCGGTGGAGGTCAAGCTCGGCTACCTGTCCTCGGCCTCGGGCGCGGCCGACCTGTTCATCAGGGCGATCCTGTGCAACTTCATGATCAACCTGGCCATGCTGCTCATCTACAACGGCTACATCGCCGAGGACTGGTCCAAGATCTTCTCGATGATCATCGCGGTCTTCGTCTTCGCCTTCCTGGGCCTGGAGCACTCGGTGGCCAACACCGTGCTGTTCACCGTCGTCGGCCTCAACCACGGCATCGACATCCCCCTGGCCATGGGCAATGTGGCGGTGGCGCTGCTGGGCAACTTCGTGGGCGGAGGCCTGCTCATCGGCGCCTACTACGCCTACGTCAATGACGACTCGCGCTACCTGCGCCGCCACGGCGGCGACGAGGGCGCCTGAGATGCAGCGGGCCCGGTCCCGGGGCGGATGGCCGCCCCGGGACCGGGCCTGAGGGCTGCTCTCCTGCCCGGCCTCAGAAGCCCATCCCGTGGCCCGTGCGCACGTCGCGGGCGGCCGCCAGCTTGGACTGCAGGCCGTAGATCTCGATGAAGCCCCGCGAGGAGGACTGGTCGAAGGTGTCCCCGGCG belongs to Actinomyces capricornis and includes:
- a CDS encoding formate/nitrite transporter family protein, whose translation is MADAPNALFPGKQFISTVLEALETKTRMTGTLAHRYLMRAAMAGMIVAVFYVVNYAIVGILDEIHVGEASLAGLGRILGALCFGPALVFIYYTRSELLTSNMMVVVIGGYYHRISWWRGLRVLVLCFLGNFAGGLVFALLYRFSTLIQGPTGEQALHSVEVKLGYLSSASGAADLFIRAILCNFMINLAMLLIYNGYIAEDWSKIFSMIIAVFVFAFLGLEHSVANTVLFTVVGLNHGIDIPLAMGNVAVALLGNFVGGGLLIGAYYAYVNDDSRYLRRHGGDEGA